The Labeo rohita strain BAU-BD-2019 chromosome 19, IGBB_LRoh.1.0, whole genome shotgun sequence genome window below encodes:
- the lix1l gene encoding LIX1-like protein: MESLRHQRLQPGIGYGASATGTLRSLRPGVTGTLSSAQGSHVSVSASPGPPPPPPPLQLHSLGSGIMGSGFGSVDMSAGLGLSNPTNPAVLREAVDAVVRSFAKHTQGYGRVNVVEALQEFWQMKQSRGADLRNGALVVYEMVPSNNPPYVCYVSLPGGSCFGSFQFCPTKAEARRSAAKIALMNSVFNEHPSRRITDEFIEKSVCEALASFNGNREEADNPSTGIGAFRFMLESNKGKSMLEFQELMTVFQLLHWNGSLKAMRERQCSRQEVLAHYSHRALDDDMRTQMAADWVSREHALSGTINREMAATERELEEARLAGRELRFYKEKKDILLMAVGQLGGSNTTTLPCTC; this comes from the exons ATGGAGTCTCTTCGCCATCAGCGCTTGCAGCCCGGTATCGGATACGGAGCGAGCGCGACCGGGACCCTCCGCTCCCTGCGGCCCGGTGTAACCGGCACTCTTTCCTCGGCACAGGGTTCCCACGTCTCGGTGTCTGCCTCCCCGGGGCCGCCGCCACCACCGCCGCCCCTTCAGCTCCACAGTCTCGGGTCTGGTATCATGGGCAGCGGGTTCGGTTCGGTGGACATGTCGGCGGGTCTGGGTCTGTCCAACCCCACGAACCCGGCGGTTCTGAGAGAGGCAGTGGACGCGGTGGTCCGGAGCTTTGCCAAACACACGCAAGGATACGGCAGGG TGAATGTCGTGGAGGCCTTGCAGGAGTTCTGGCAGATGAAACAGTCACGAGGCGCTGACCTGAGAAACGGAGCTCTTGTTGTCTATGAGATGGTCCCGTCCAATAACCCCCCTTACGTCTGCTACGTCAGTCTCCCCGGGGGAAGTTGCTTCGGGAGTTTTCAG TTCTGCCCGACCAAAGCTGAAGCGAGACGGAGCGCGGCCAAAATTGCCCTAATGAATTCTGTTTTCAATGAGCATCCATCTCGACGCATCACAGATGAGTTCATAGAGAAGAGTGTTTGCGAGGCTCTAGCCTCTTTTAAT GGAAACAGAGAAGAAGCTGATAACCCAAGTACAGGCATTGGTGCTTTTCGGTTCATGTTAGAGTCTAATAAGGGGAAATCTATGCTGGAGTTCCAG GAACTGATGACGGTTTTCCAGCTTCTCCATTGGAATGGTAGTCTCAAAGCCATGAGAGAAAGGCAATGCTCTCGTCAG GAAGTGCTTGCTCATTACTCCCATCGAGCGCTAGACGATGACATGCGTACACAAATGGCCGCTGACTGGGTCAGCCGAGAACACGCTTTATCCGGTACCATCAATCGAGAGATGGCCGCCACCGAGCGCGAGCTGGAAGAGGCTCGTCTGGCAGGACGGGAGCTGCGCttttataaagaaaagaaagacattcTGCTAATGGCAGTGGGGCAGCTAGGTGGGTCAAACACTACAACTCTGCCCTGCACATGCTGA
- the mrpl9 gene encoding 39S ribosomal protein L9, mitochondrial produces the protein MWAVASSRFVLQSCWNLANLKSSLSRIQNLSQTACKNTVIVERCWKVPLSKEGKPPRLHPRRHRVYRLVEDTKHKSQDKMELILTQTVPKLGGRGDTVFVKKSLGRNKLLPQGLAVYPSLENKDMFAEEIRLLREGRPEDRVQTRTGQLTVEFLKKAQLEVAMHTSIQYSLTKEIVCRQFLRRLGVVVPTHALTLPEEPITGPGEYWCNVTVNGVDTVRVPMSVVPFIDPSQRLLMKKQEKQEQSDSE, from the exons ATGTGGGCGGTCGCATCATCAAGGTTTGTCCTTCAAAGCTGCTGGAATCTTGCAAATCTAAAATCTTCCTTGAGTCGAATACAGAATCTGTCACAAACAGCATGCAAG aatacagtcattgttgaacgCTGTTGGAAAGTTCCTTTATCAAAAGAAGGAAAGCCACCCAGACTACATCCTCGACGACACAGGGTGTACCGCTTGGTTGAGGACACAAAACACAAATCCCAGGACAAAATGGAGCTCATCCTCACTCAGACGGTGCCCA AGCTTGGTGGACGAGGCGACAcagtttttgtgaaaaaatcaTTGGGCCGCAACAAACTGCTACCCCAAGGCTTGGCTGTCTATCCTTCGCTGGAGAATAAAGACATGTTTGCAGAGGAAATAAGG CTACTTCGGGAGGGACGGCCAGAGGACAGAGTCCAGACACGCACAGGACAGCTA ACTGTTGAATTTCTGAAGAAAGCTCAGCTTGAAGTTGCAATGCACACTTCAATTCAGTACTCACTCACTAAAGAGATTGTTTGCAGACAGTTTCTTAGACGG CTTGGCGTGGTTGTGCCCACACATGCCTTGACTCTTCCAGAAGAGCCCATCACAGGGCCCGGAGAGTACTGGTGCAATGTCACA GTGAACGGAGTGGACACGGTCAGGGTGCCCATGTCTGTGGTGCCGTTTATTGACCCCAGCCAACGGCTGCTGATGAAGAAACAGGAAAAGCAAGAGCAGTCGGATTCAGAATAG